The genomic segment CGTGGGCACCTTCCGCGCCTCTCACTACCTGCGGGCCTTAGCCATCTGGCTCACCTACGGCATGTTGACAGACTTTGCGCCGGTGTTGCCTAATCACTCCAGTCATGGGGATTGAGCACCACGATCATACTGTGAACCACCGGCTCCACTTCATCTAAACGCGGATGATCCGAGGGAAACAGGGTATCGCCCATGATCGGATAGTCTCCTTCATAAAGGCTCATCTCATCATGGGAAAGGCGCATCCGTAGGTACAGAACATTGCGGTAGGCATCCAGCCGACTGTTATCCAGTTGAATCGTGCCGCCATAGTCCCAGGCGAACCCATAAAACTGGAAATCACCCAGAACCTGTTTCAGCTCTGCCAAATCCATGCCGGTATGCACACCCTCCGGCGTGTGCCAGGCAGGGCCCAACTCCCGCACTTCAAAGGGGCGCGATCGCGTCTCATCTGTCCAGATAATTGCCAGCGATCGCCCCTCCTCCAATTCCACCCAAGTTCCTGGCTCCTCAAAGCCTTCCCCCACAGCGATTGCCTCATCGCGGAGCTGGTCTTCTCCAAAGATGGCAGCGAGCTGCTGACGATTGGTGTCGCGGGTGATGGGGCCCACGCGCTCACCGGGAATCACGGTGGTGTCCGCTAGGGGATCAACCTGGGTCTCGTCTACCGAGGGGCGATCGCTGATCTGGGGAGAAGACGGGGCGGGTTCAGCCGGCACCGACGAAGCTGGATCGTCGGCTAGATCATCCACTGGATCATCCTGCACAGCTTCCGAGTCCGAGGCCGGCGGTGGGGACGATCCATCTGGCTCCGGTGACCCTCCACAGGCGATCGACAGAAGCGCAATCGCTCCCAGTAATCCTAAAAAACGTCGGTTCATGACATGGTACTCATAGCGTCAGACTCACCAGCGGTTGTAGCTTGCTGTTCCAATCCGGCGAGTGCAGTCCTGTTAGATACATGACTCTACCCTAAGATTTCCTGCGTGTATTGGGGGGCGATCGGTGGATACTTTCAAGAATGGCACAGGTATAGGCATCTATTGAGGTTAAGTGCGCTTTTATCTTACCCCACGTAACTTAGCTATAGACTCTTGAAGCATAATCAGTTCATACATCCTCTGATAATGGTGCATCAAGCAGAGATAAGAATTCAACTTATAACGACGATATCGTGTCGCAACCATCAGGGCGATCGCTCGCATCCACGCTTATGATTCGTGCTCTCATGTCGATGCAAACCCGATCATTGCTGGGGGTGCTCCAAGACAGCGGCATAGCCATCAACGTTAAGGGACTATAAGGATATTGCCCCAACGTCAGACTTGTGGAGGAAGATAGGAGAGACCAGCGGCTCTCACGGGCAATGTCCCGCCTGCCGTCCAGTCCTGATGAGAACACTCTGCGATCGCTGAACCCATGTCACTCAAGTATGCCTACTATCCCGGTTGCGTCGCCCAAGGGGCCTGCCGCGAACTGCACCAATCCACCCAAGCCCTCTCCCAAGCCTTGGGCATCGAACTGATTGAACTCAAAAAAGCCGCCTGCTGCGGGTCGGGGACTTTTAAGGAAGAGTCGCAACTGCTGGAAGATACGGTGAATGCCCGCAACATTGCCCTAGCGGAGTCGCTCAATTTACCGTTGCTCACCCACTGCAGCACCTGCCAAGGGGTGATGGGCCATGTGGATGAACGGCTGAAGGAGGCACAGCAACAAGATCCAGCCTACCTCAACCAAATTAACGGCCTACTGAAAAAGGAAGGCTGCTCACCCTACCAAGGCAGTAGCCGCGTCACCCATATCCTTTGGGCTCTGGTGGGAGACTATGGCATGGAAGCCTTGCAGAAACGGGTGACGCGGGCACTGTCGGGCCTGAACTGTGCAGCGTTTTACGGGTGCTATCTGCTACGGGCTCAGAAGCACCTGCCCCACGACGATCCCCACGCGCCAGAATCGATGGAACGGGTCTTCCGAGCCGTGGGAGCAACGCCCATTTACTATTCGGGACGCACCCAGTGCTGCGGCTGGCCCATTTCCAGCTATGACACGACCAATTCCTTCAAAATGGCAGGGGGACATCTTCAAGAAGCGATCGCTGCCGGGGCGGACTGTATTGTCACGCCTTGCCCGCTCTGCCATCTCAACCTCGATTCACGACAGCCGGAGGTGGCAAAGGTGATGGGGCGATCGCTTGACCTACCCATTTTGCATCTACCCCAGCTCGTCGCCCTAGCCCTCGGGGTATCACCCAAGGATCTGGGATTAGACCGTCATGTGGTCTCCACTCGCCCCGTTCTAGAAAAACTCGGGCTGCTGTAATAGTTGGCGTCGCACTTTATTTAGTTGGGTAGGCTGGGAGGCGATCGGGCAAGTCACCCTATTGCCACCTCAGTTATAGGCTTGCTCTGTTTAGTAGGCATCATGCTTAAGCCGAAGTGCATCATAAACAATAGTTAGGCTTCCTAGGTAAATCAAGTGACCCACAAGTATTATTCTCAAAGAGTAGGGACTAACCCGAATATCAATGGACTTGAGTTAAGTGATACGATTGATTTATTTGTACGAGTATTGGATCAGTTCAGATTAGACGGGTATTTCGATGAAGCCTTTGGGTTTTATTGTGTAGACGCAGATTACATTAATGGAACGGTCAAAGATGTAGAGCTAGAAATGCTTCTGACAATAAGAAAGAAAAACTTATGGCCTATTTCTGATTGTTCATCAAAATATTCGGAGGACGACTTCCTAGATGTAATCGAGTTCCTCTATCAATATGTTTCAAAACCAATTGATGGAGCAATGCACTCTTGGGGTGATTGCGGCATGCACTGGGAAACCTT from the Candidatus Obscuribacterales bacterium genome contains:
- a CDS encoding CoB--CoM heterodisulfide reductase iron-sulfur subunit B family protein, giving the protein MSLKYAYYPGCVAQGACRELHQSTQALSQALGIELIELKKAACCGSGTFKEESQLLEDTVNARNIALAESLNLPLLTHCSTCQGVMGHVDERLKEAQQQDPAYLNQINGLLKKEGCSPYQGSSRVTHILWALVGDYGMEALQKRVTRALSGLNCAAFYGCYLLRAQKHLPHDDPHAPESMERVFRAVGATPIYYSGRTQCCGWPISSYDTTNSFKMAGGHLQEAIAAGADCIVTPCPLCHLNLDSRQPEVAKVMGRSLDLPILHLPQLVALALGVSPKDLGLDRHVVSTRPVLEKLGLL